The genomic window GGATCTGGGTGGACAAGTCCGACAACCTGGTGCGGCGCTTCGAGATGACCGAGGAGAACGACTCCGTGCGCCGGCTGGAGCTGCGCAACCTGAAGGTGAACCAGCCCGTCTCCGACGCGCTCTTCACCTTCACCCCGCCCGCGGGGACGCACGTCTTCGAGCAGTAAGCCGCATCCGCCGCAGAATGCCGAAGCCCCCGCCCGGATCTCTCGGGCGGGGGCTTCATCGTCTCGGAAGGCCGACTCACGCGACCTGCTGAACGGCGGTTCCGATTTCGTACAGGTACTCGGGTGCCAGGTCGGCGCCGTTGGGCCACTCGATCGTCCGCGTCTCGGGGTTCACGGTCACCTGCGCGAAGAACGAGTGATCTCGCAGCGGCTCGAACACCTCACCGTAAAGCTCGCCGGAGAGATCGACCTCTTTCACCGAGCCGTCGTCGAACTCCAGCAGCAGGCGGTATTCGCCGAGGTACGTGACCTTTTCAACGTGAAGAAACACTGCGCACTCCTCACGGAAGCGGGGGAATGGGGACGAGCGGCCGCCTGTTCCGTGCTCGCTCCCAGTTCTCGAGAAGTTCCTGCTGGTGCAGGTCCGCCCATTCAAATACCAATTGCAGCGCTCTTCGTGCCATCGTTCCTTCCACCATGCCGCTTTGGATCTCGATGAGGGCCTCCTGGTCCTGATATCGTATGTGGAAGTGAGGGGGATTGTGGTCGCCGAAATTCATGTATACCACGATCCCGTAAAAACGGCTGATCGTCGGCATGTTTGAGAAGGATGGGTGAAAGCGGGGAGTGGCCTGAGGAAGGTCGATGATATCTCTATCGGGCGCGGCGTGCAACCGGGCCCGTCACGCCTCAGCTCGGCTTGCCGGCGGCCAGCCAGGCCTTCAGGCGCTCCATGAAGGCGCGGATGTCGAGCGGCTTGACGACCAGGTCGTTGCACCCGGCCTCGAGCACCGCGTGGCGCGCGCCCTCCATGGCGGTGATGGCGATGATCGGCACCTGGCGGAACGCCTCGTCGGCGCGCAGGGTGCGGGTGGCCTGGAAGCCGTCCACGCCCGGCATCATCATGTCC from Longimicrobium sp. includes these protein-coding regions:
- a CDS encoding DUF2442 domain-containing protein, whose protein sequence is MFLHVEKVTYLGEYRLLLEFDDGSVKEVDLSGELYGEVFEPLRDHSFFAQVTVNPETRTIEWPNGADLAPEYLYEIGTAVQQVA
- a CDS encoding DUF4160 domain-containing protein, with product MPTISRFYGIVVYMNFGDHNPPHFHIRYQDQEALIEIQSGMVEGTMARRALQLVFEWADLHQQELLENWERARNRRPLVPIPPLP